In the Sus scrofa isolate TJ Tabasco breed Duroc chromosome 6, Sscrofa11.1, whole genome shotgun sequence genome, one interval contains:
- the CDC20 gene encoding cell division cycle protein 20 homolog has protein sequence MAQFVFESDLHSLLQLDAPIPNAPPARWQRKAKEAAGPAPSPMRAANRSHSAGRTPGRTPGKSNSKMQTTPSKPGGDRYIPHRSASQMEVASFLLSKENQPDNSQTPTKKEHQKAWALNLNGFDVEEAKILRLSGKPQNAPEGYQNRLKVLYSQKATPGSSRKTCRYIPSLPDRILDAPEIRNDYYLNLVDWSSGNVLAVALDNSVYLWSASSGDILQLLQMEQPGDYVSSVAWIKEGNYLAVGTSSAEVQLWDVQQQKRLRNMTSHSARVGSLCWNSYILSSGSRSGHIHHHDVRVAEHHVATLSGHSQEVCGLRWAPDGRHLASGGNDNLVNVWPSAPGEGGWVPLQTFTQHQGAVKAVAWCPWQSNVLATGGGTSDRHIRIWNVCSGACLSAVDAHSQVCSILWSPHYKELISGHGFAQNQLVIWKYPTMAKVAELKGHTARVLSLTMSPDGATVASAAADETLRLWRCFELDPARRREREKASAAKSSLIHQGIR, from the exons ATGGCCCAGTTCGTGTTCGAGAGCGACCTGCACTCCCTGCTGCAGCTGGATGCGCCCATCCCCAATGCACCTCCCGCGCGCTGGCAGCGCAAAGCGAAGGAAGCCGCGGGGCCGGCCCCCTCGCCCATGCGGGCCGCCAACCGATCCCACAGCGCCGGCAGGACCCCCGGCCGAACGCCGG GCAAATCCAACTCCAAGATGCAGACCACTCCCAGCAAGCCTGGCGGCGATCGCTATATCCCCCACCGCAGTGCCTCCCAGATGGAGGTGGCCAGCTTCCTCCTGAGCAAGGAGAACCAGCCCGACAACAGCCAGACGCCCACCAAGAAG GAACATCAGAAGGCCTGGGCTCTGAACCTGAACGGTTTTGACGTGGAGGAAGCCAAGATCCTCCGGCTCAGTGGAAAACCACAGAACGCCCCAGAGG GTTACCAGAACAGACTGAAAGTACTCTACAGCCAGAAGGCCACGCCCGGGTCCAGCAGGAAGACCTGCCGATACATCCCTTCCCTGCCGGACCGGATCCTGGATGCCCCTGAAATCCGCAACGACTACT ACCTGAACCTGGTGGACTGGAGCTCTGGGAACGTACTGGCTGTGGCCTTGGACAACAGCGTGTACTTGTGGAGTGCCAGCTCTGGTGACatcctgcagctgctgcagaTGGAGCAGCCTGGGGACTATGTGTCTTCTGTGGCCTGGATCAAAGAGGGCAACTACCTGGCTGTGGGCACCAGCAGTGCTGAGGTCCAG CTCTGGGATGTGCAACAGCAGAAACGGCTTCGAAACATGACCAGTCATTCTGCCCGAGTGGGCTCCCTCTGTTGGAACAGCTACATCCTGTCCAG tggctcacgtTCCGGCCACATCCACCACCATGATGTTCGGGTGGCAGAACACCATGTGGCCACACTGAGTGGCCACAGCCAGGAAGTGTGTGGGCTGCGCTGGGCCCCAGACGGTCGACATCTAGCCAGTGGTGGCAACGATAACTTGGTCAATGTGTGGCCTAGTGCTCCTGGAGAGGGTGGCTGGGTTCCTCTGCAGACATTCACGCAGCACCAAGGAGCTGTCAAG GCTGTAGCTTGGTGTCCCTGGCAGTCCAATGTCCTGGCAACTGGAGGGGGCACCAGTGATCGACACATTCGAATCTGGAACGTCTGCTCTGGGGCCTGTCTGAGTGCCGTGGACGCCCATTCCCAG GTGTGCTCCATTCTCTGGTCTCCCCACTACAAGGAGCTCATTTCAGGCCATGGCTTTGCCCAGAACCAGCTGGTTATTTGGAAGTACCCCACCATGGCCAAGGTGGCTGAGCTGAAAG gtcacacagcccgGGTCCTGAGTCTGACCATGAGCCCAGACGGGGCCACAGTGGCATCAGCAGCAGCAGATGAGACCCTGCGGCTGTGGCGCTGCTTTGAGCTGGACCCTGCACGGCGGCGGGAGCGGGAGAAGGCCAGCGCAGCCAAAAGCAGCCTCATCCACCAAGGCATCCGGTGA
- the CDC20 gene encoding cell division cycle protein 20 homolog isoform X1 codes for MGEGDGCDGWVLKEPINARSGEFKTPKSALPRPVRDRSLFCADAAPMAQFVFESDLHSLLQLDAPIPNAPPARWQRKAKEAAGPAPSPMRAANRSHSAGRTPGRTPGKSNSKMQTTPSKPGGDRYIPHRSASQMEVASFLLSKENQPDNSQTPTKKEHQKAWALNLNGFDVEEAKILRLSGKPQNAPEGYQNRLKVLYSQKATPGSSRKTCRYIPSLPDRILDAPEIRNDYYLNLVDWSSGNVLAVALDNSVYLWSASSGDILQLLQMEQPGDYVSSVAWIKEGNYLAVGTSSAEVQLWDVQQQKRLRNMTSHSARVGSLCWNSYILSSGSRSGHIHHHDVRVAEHHVATLSGHSQEVCGLRWAPDGRHLASGGNDNLVNVWPSAPGEGGWVPLQTFTQHQGAVKAVAWCPWQSNVLATGGGTSDRHIRIWNVCSGACLSAVDAHSQVCSILWSPHYKELISGHGFAQNQLVIWKYPTMAKVAELKGHTARVLSLTMSPDGATVASAAADETLRLWRCFELDPARRREREKASAAKSSLIHQGIR; via the exons ATGGGCGAGGGCGACGGTTGCGACGGTTGGGTTTTGAAGGAACCAATCAATGCTCGGAGCGGAGAGTTTAAGACGCCGAAGTCAGCGTTGCCGAGGCCGGTCCGGGATCGGAGCCTGTTCTGCGCGGACG CCGCTCCCATGGCCCAGTTCGTGTTCGAGAGCGACCTGCACTCCCTGCTGCAGCTGGATGCGCCCATCCCCAATGCACCTCCCGCGCGCTGGCAGCGCAAAGCGAAGGAAGCCGCGGGGCCGGCCCCCTCGCCCATGCGGGCCGCCAACCGATCCCACAGCGCCGGCAGGACCCCCGGCCGAACGCCGG GCAAATCCAACTCCAAGATGCAGACCACTCCCAGCAAGCCTGGCGGCGATCGCTATATCCCCCACCGCAGTGCCTCCCAGATGGAGGTGGCCAGCTTCCTCCTGAGCAAGGAGAACCAGCCCGACAACAGCCAGACGCCCACCAAGAAG GAACATCAGAAGGCCTGGGCTCTGAACCTGAACGGTTTTGACGTGGAGGAAGCCAAGATCCTCCGGCTCAGTGGAAAACCACAGAACGCCCCAGAGG GTTACCAGAACAGACTGAAAGTACTCTACAGCCAGAAGGCCACGCCCGGGTCCAGCAGGAAGACCTGCCGATACATCCCTTCCCTGCCGGACCGGATCCTGGATGCCCCTGAAATCCGCAACGACTACT ACCTGAACCTGGTGGACTGGAGCTCTGGGAACGTACTGGCTGTGGCCTTGGACAACAGCGTGTACTTGTGGAGTGCCAGCTCTGGTGACatcctgcagctgctgcagaTGGAGCAGCCTGGGGACTATGTGTCTTCTGTGGCCTGGATCAAAGAGGGCAACTACCTGGCTGTGGGCACCAGCAGTGCTGAGGTCCAG CTCTGGGATGTGCAACAGCAGAAACGGCTTCGAAACATGACCAGTCATTCTGCCCGAGTGGGCTCCCTCTGTTGGAACAGCTACATCCTGTCCAG tggctcacgtTCCGGCCACATCCACCACCATGATGTTCGGGTGGCAGAACACCATGTGGCCACACTGAGTGGCCACAGCCAGGAAGTGTGTGGGCTGCGCTGGGCCCCAGACGGTCGACATCTAGCCAGTGGTGGCAACGATAACTTGGTCAATGTGTGGCCTAGTGCTCCTGGAGAGGGTGGCTGGGTTCCTCTGCAGACATTCACGCAGCACCAAGGAGCTGTCAAG GCTGTAGCTTGGTGTCCCTGGCAGTCCAATGTCCTGGCAACTGGAGGGGGCACCAGTGATCGACACATTCGAATCTGGAACGTCTGCTCTGGGGCCTGTCTGAGTGCCGTGGACGCCCATTCCCAG GTGTGCTCCATTCTCTGGTCTCCCCACTACAAGGAGCTCATTTCAGGCCATGGCTTTGCCCAGAACCAGCTGGTTATTTGGAAGTACCCCACCATGGCCAAGGTGGCTGAGCTGAAAG gtcacacagcccgGGTCCTGAGTCTGACCATGAGCCCAGACGGGGCCACAGTGGCATCAGCAGCAGCAGATGAGACCCTGCGGCTGTGGCGCTGCTTTGAGCTGGACCCTGCACGGCGGCGGGAGCGGGAGAAGGCCAGCGCAGCCAAAAGCAGCCTCATCCACCAAGGCATCCGGTGA
- the CDC20 gene encoding cell division cycle protein 20 homolog isoform X2: MGEGDGCDGWVLKEPINARSGEFKTPKSALPRPVRDRSLFCADAAPMAQFVFESDLHSLLQLDAPIPNAPPARWQRKAKEAAGPAPSPMRAANRSHSAGRTPGRTPGKSNSKMQTTPSKPGGDRYIPHRSASQMEVASFLLSKENQPDNSQTPTKKEHQKAWALNLNGFDVEEAKILRLSGKPQNAPEGYQNRLKVLYSQKATPGSSRKTCRYIPSLPDRILDAPEIRNDYYLNLVDWSSGNVLAVALDNSVYLWSASSGDILQLLQMEQPGDYVSSVAWIKEGNYLAVGTSSAEVQLWDVQQQKRLRNMTSHSARVGSLCWNSYILSSGSRSGHIHHHDVRVAEHHVATLSGHSQEVCGLRWAPDGRHLASGGNDNLVNVWPSAPGEGGWVPLQTFTQHQGAVKAVAWCPWQSNVLATGGGTSDRHIRIWNVCSGACLSAVDAHSQAHSTGLSILLSPSLSTHWSEWGLLLSSLDPARAPWPHGVCAPFSGLPTTRSSFQAMALPRTSWLFGSTPPWPRWLS; encoded by the exons ATGGGCGAGGGCGACGGTTGCGACGGTTGGGTTTTGAAGGAACCAATCAATGCTCGGAGCGGAGAGTTTAAGACGCCGAAGTCAGCGTTGCCGAGGCCGGTCCGGGATCGGAGCCTGTTCTGCGCGGACG CCGCTCCCATGGCCCAGTTCGTGTTCGAGAGCGACCTGCACTCCCTGCTGCAGCTGGATGCGCCCATCCCCAATGCACCTCCCGCGCGCTGGCAGCGCAAAGCGAAGGAAGCCGCGGGGCCGGCCCCCTCGCCCATGCGGGCCGCCAACCGATCCCACAGCGCCGGCAGGACCCCCGGCCGAACGCCGG GCAAATCCAACTCCAAGATGCAGACCACTCCCAGCAAGCCTGGCGGCGATCGCTATATCCCCCACCGCAGTGCCTCCCAGATGGAGGTGGCCAGCTTCCTCCTGAGCAAGGAGAACCAGCCCGACAACAGCCAGACGCCCACCAAGAAG GAACATCAGAAGGCCTGGGCTCTGAACCTGAACGGTTTTGACGTGGAGGAAGCCAAGATCCTCCGGCTCAGTGGAAAACCACAGAACGCCCCAGAGG GTTACCAGAACAGACTGAAAGTACTCTACAGCCAGAAGGCCACGCCCGGGTCCAGCAGGAAGACCTGCCGATACATCCCTTCCCTGCCGGACCGGATCCTGGATGCCCCTGAAATCCGCAACGACTACT ACCTGAACCTGGTGGACTGGAGCTCTGGGAACGTACTGGCTGTGGCCTTGGACAACAGCGTGTACTTGTGGAGTGCCAGCTCTGGTGACatcctgcagctgctgcagaTGGAGCAGCCTGGGGACTATGTGTCTTCTGTGGCCTGGATCAAAGAGGGCAACTACCTGGCTGTGGGCACCAGCAGTGCTGAGGTCCAG CTCTGGGATGTGCAACAGCAGAAACGGCTTCGAAACATGACCAGTCATTCTGCCCGAGTGGGCTCCCTCTGTTGGAACAGCTACATCCTGTCCAG tggctcacgtTCCGGCCACATCCACCACCATGATGTTCGGGTGGCAGAACACCATGTGGCCACACTGAGTGGCCACAGCCAGGAAGTGTGTGGGCTGCGCTGGGCCCCAGACGGTCGACATCTAGCCAGTGGTGGCAACGATAACTTGGTCAATGTGTGGCCTAGTGCTCCTGGAGAGGGTGGCTGGGTTCCTCTGCAGACATTCACGCAGCACCAAGGAGCTGTCAAG GCTGTAGCTTGGTGTCCCTGGCAGTCCAATGTCCTGGCAACTGGAGGGGGCACCAGTGATCGACACATTCGAATCTGGAACGTCTGCTCTGGGGCCTGTCTGAGTGCCGTGGACGCCCATTCCCAG GCTCACAGCACAGGTCTCAGCATTCTTCTCTCTCCCAGTCTGTCTACCCACTGGTCTGAGTGGGGTCTGCTTCTGTCTTCCTTAGACCCTGCGAGGGCTCCCTGGCCCCACGGCGT GTGTGCTCCATTCTCTGGTCTCCCCACTACAAGGAGCTCATTTCAGGCCATGGCTTTGCCCAGAACCAGCTGGTTATTTGGAAGTACCCCACCATGGCCAAGGTGGCTGAGCTGA
- the ELOVL1 gene encoding elongation of very long chain fatty acids protein 1 isoform X1: MRKWQAGRPWGLLSGPAPSEPSATARLAPAEPLAGMEAVVNLYQEMMKHADPRIQNYPLMGSPLLMTSILLSYVYFVLSLGPRLMANRKPFQLRGFMVVYNFSLVALSLYIVYEFLMSGWLSTYTWRCDPVDFSNSPEALRMVRVAWLFLFSKFIELMDTVIFILRKKDGQVTFLHVFHHSVLPWSWWWGVKIAPGGMGSFHAMINSSVHVVMYLYYGLSALGPVAQPYLWWKKHMTAIQLVQFVLVSLHVSQYYFVPACDYQFPVIIHLIWVYGTVFFALFSNFWYQAYTKGKRLPRVLPQNGAPGTARVKAN, encoded by the exons AACCCTTAGCCGGGATGGAGGCTGTGGTGAACTTGTACCAGGAGATGATGAAGCACGCAG ATCCTCGGATCCAGAACTACCCTCTGATGGGGTCCCCCCTGCTAATGACCTCCATCCTCCTAAGCTACGTGTACTTCGTTCTCTCACTTGGGCCTCGCCTCATGGCCAATCGGAAGCCCTTCCAGCTCCGAGGCTTCATGGTTGTCTACAACTTCTCACTGGTGGCACTTTCCCTCTACATCGTCTATGAG TTCCTGATGTCAGGCTGGCTGAGTACCTACACCTGGCGCTGCGATCCAGTGGACTTTTCCAACAGCCCGGAGGCCCTGAGG ATGGTTCGAGTGGCctggctcttcctcttctccaagttcattgAGCTGATGGACACA GTGATCTTTATTCTCCGGAAAAAGGACGGACAGGTGACCTTCCTCCACGTCTTCCACCACTCGGTGCTCCCCTGGAGCTGGTGGTGGGGCGTCAAAATTGCCCCAG GAGGAATGGGCTCTTTCCACGCCATGATAAACTCCTCTGTGCACGTCGTCATGTACCTGTACTACGGGTTGTCCGCCCTGGGCCCTGTGGCCCAGCCCTACCTTTGGTGGAAAAAGCACATGACAGCCATCCAGCTG GTCCAGTTCGTGCTGGTGTCCCTGCACGTCTCCCAGTACTACTTCGTGCCGGCCTGCGACTACCAGTTCCCGGTCATCATCCACCTCATCTGGGTGTACGGCACGGTCTTCTTCGCGCTCTTCTCCAACTTCTGGTATCAGGCGTACACCAAGGGCAAGCGGCTGCCCCGCGTCCTTCCGCAGAATGGAGCTCCAGGGACCGCCAGAGTCAAGGCCAACTGA
- the ELOVL1 gene encoding elongation of very long chain fatty acids protein 1 isoform X2, which translates to MEAVVNLYQEMMKHADPRIQNYPLMGSPLLMTSILLSYVYFVLSLGPRLMANRKPFQLRGFMVVYNFSLVALSLYIVYEFLMSGWLSTYTWRCDPVDFSNSPEALRMVRVAWLFLFSKFIELMDTVIFILRKKDGQVTFLHVFHHSVLPWSWWWGVKIAPGGMGSFHAMINSSVHVVMYLYYGLSALGPVAQPYLWWKKHMTAIQLVQFVLVSLHVSQYYFVPACDYQFPVIIHLIWVYGTVFFALFSNFWYQAYTKGKRLPRVLPQNGAPGTARVKAN; encoded by the exons ATGGAGGCTGTGGTGAACTTGTACCAGGAGATGATGAAGCACGCAG ATCCTCGGATCCAGAACTACCCTCTGATGGGGTCCCCCCTGCTAATGACCTCCATCCTCCTAAGCTACGTGTACTTCGTTCTCTCACTTGGGCCTCGCCTCATGGCCAATCGGAAGCCCTTCCAGCTCCGAGGCTTCATGGTTGTCTACAACTTCTCACTGGTGGCACTTTCCCTCTACATCGTCTATGAG TTCCTGATGTCAGGCTGGCTGAGTACCTACACCTGGCGCTGCGATCCAGTGGACTTTTCCAACAGCCCGGAGGCCCTGAGG ATGGTTCGAGTGGCctggctcttcctcttctccaagttcattgAGCTGATGGACACA GTGATCTTTATTCTCCGGAAAAAGGACGGACAGGTGACCTTCCTCCACGTCTTCCACCACTCGGTGCTCCCCTGGAGCTGGTGGTGGGGCGTCAAAATTGCCCCAG GAGGAATGGGCTCTTTCCACGCCATGATAAACTCCTCTGTGCACGTCGTCATGTACCTGTACTACGGGTTGTCCGCCCTGGGCCCTGTGGCCCAGCCCTACCTTTGGTGGAAAAAGCACATGACAGCCATCCAGCTG GTCCAGTTCGTGCTGGTGTCCCTGCACGTCTCCCAGTACTACTTCGTGCCGGCCTGCGACTACCAGTTCCCGGTCATCATCCACCTCATCTGGGTGTACGGCACGGTCTTCTTCGCGCTCTTCTCCAACTTCTGGTATCAGGCGTACACCAAGGGCAAGCGGCTGCCCCGCGTCCTTCCGCAGAATGGAGCTCCAGGGACCGCCAGAGTCAAGGCCAACTGA
- the ELOVL1 gene encoding elongation of very long chain fatty acids protein 1 (The RefSeq protein has 2 substitutions compared to this genomic sequence), whose amino-acid sequence MEAVVNLYQEMMKHADPRIQNYPLMGSPLLMTSILLSYVYFVLSLGPRLMANRKPFQLRGFMVVYNFSLVALSLYIVYEFLMSGWLSTYTWRCDPVDFSNSPEALRMVRVAWLFLFSKFIELMDTVIFILRKKDGQVTFLHVFHHSVLPWSWWWGVKIAPGGMGSFHAMINSSVHVVMYLYYGLSALGPVAQPYLWWKKHMTAIQLVQFVLVSLHVSQYYFVPACDYQYPVIIHLIWVYGTVFFALFSNFWYQAYTKGKRLPRVLQQNGAPGTARVKAN is encoded by the exons ATGGAGGCTGTGGTGAACTTGTACCAGGAGATGATGAAGCACGCAG ATCCTCGGATCCAGAACTACCCTCTGATGGGGTCCCCCCTGCTAATGACCTCCATCCTCCTAAGCTACGTGTACTTCGTTCTCTCACTTGGGCCTCGCCTCATGGCCAATCGGAAGCCCTTCCAGCTCCGAGGCTTCATGGTTGTCTACAACTTCTCACTGGTGGCACTTTCCCTCTACATCGTCTATGAG TTCCTGATGTCAGGCTGGCTGAGTACCTACACCTGGCGCTGCGATCCAGTGGACTTTTCCAACAGCCCGGAGGCCCTGAGG ATGGTTCGAGTGGCctggctcttcctcttctccaagttcattgAGCTGATGGACACA GTGATCTTTATTCTCCGGAAAAAGGACGGACAGGTGACCTTCCTCCACGTCTTCCACCACTCGGTGCTCCCCTGGAGCTGGTGGTGGGGCGTCAAAATTGCCCCAG GAGGAATGGGCTCTTTCCACGCCATGATAAACTCCTCTGTGCACGTCGTCATGTACCTGTACTACGGGTTGTCCGCCCTGGGCCCTGTGGCCCAGCCCTACCTTTGGTGGAAAAAGCACATGACAGCCATCCAGCTG GTCCAGTTCGTGCTGGTGTCCCTGCACGTCTCCCAGTACTACTTCGTGCCGGCCTGCGACTACCAGTTCCCGGTCATCATCCACCTCATCTGGGTGTACGGCACGGTCTTCTTCGCGCTCTTCTCCAACTTCTGGTATCAGGCGTACACCAAGGGCAAGCGGCTGCCCCGCGTCCTTCCGCAGAATGGAGCTCCAGGGACCGCCAGAGTCAAGGCCAACTGA
- the MPL gene encoding LOW QUALITY PROTEIN: thrombopoietin receptor (The sequence of the model RefSeq protein was modified relative to this genomic sequence to represent the inferred CDS: inserted 1 base in 1 codon), whose product MPFWALSVVISCLLPAPQHLVQVTSQDASLLASDSESLKCFSRTFEDLTCFWDAEEAAPSGIYQLLYAYPGEKPRACPLSSQRVLPFGTRYVCQFPAQDEVRLFSQLHLWVKNVLRNQTLSQRELFVDSVGLPAPPSLIKAKGGSQPGELQISWEAPAPEFSEFLRHELRYGPKDARNATGPTVTQLLSTETCCPALQRPNSAPALDRPPCAQPMMLRQDGPEQTSPTREAPSLTVKGGRCLISGLQPGNSYWLQLRSQPDGVSLHGSWGSWSLPVTVDLPEDAVEIGLQCFTLDLKNVTCQWQQQDHASSQGFFYHSRTRCCPRDRDPIWEKCEEEDQNPGPQPSRLSRCHFKSRNDSVIHILVEVTTAQGAVHSYLGSPFWIHQAVLIPTPNFHWREVSSGQLEVAWQHPSSWAAQETCYQLRYIREGHQDWKVLEPPLGAQGETLELRPRSRYRIQLRARLHGPTFQGPWSAWSDPLRVETASDTAWITLVTALLLVLGLSALLGLLLLRWQFPEHYRSLRHALWPSLPDLHRVLGQYLRDAAALSPPKAAVSDAYEEVEPGLLEILPKSSEKTPLPLCSSQAQTDYRGWQPSCLGTLPLSVCPPXAEAGSYCTTHIANHSYLPLSCWQAPGSQYPGQIQTL is encoded by the exons ATGCCCTTCTGGGCCCTCTCGGTGGtcatctcctgcctcctcccgGCCCCCCAACACCTGGTGCAAGTCACCAGCCAAG ATGCCTCCTTGCTGGCCTCGGACTCAGAGTCTCTGAAATGTTTCTCTCGAACATTTGAGGACCTCACTTGCTTCTGGGATGCGGAAGAGGCAGCGCCCAGTGGAATCTATCAGCTGCTGTACGCCTACCCAGG GGAGAAGCCCCGTGCCTGCCCCCTGAGTTCCCAGCGTGTGCTGCCCTTCGGAACCCGATATGTGTGCCAGTTTCCAGCCCAGGATGAAGTGCGCCTCTTCTCTCAGCTGCACCTTTGGGTGAAGAACGTGCTTCGGAACCAGACTCTGTCCCAGCGGGAGCTCTTCGTGGACAGCGTGG GCCTGCCAGCTCCTCCCAGTCTCATCAAGGCCAAGGGTGGGAGCCAGCCAGGGGAACTTCAGATCAGCTGGGAGGCCCCAGCTCCTGAATTCAGTGAATTTCTGAGGCATGAACTCCGCTATGGCCCCAAGGATGCCAGGAACGCCACGGGCCCCACAGTCACGCAGCTGCTGTCCACAGAAACCTGCTGCCCAGCTCTGCAGAGACCAAACTCAGCCCCAGCTCTGGACCGGCCTCCCTGTGCTCAGCCCATGATGCTCCGACAGGACGGACCAGAGCAGACCTCCCCAACTAGAGAA GCCCCCTCTCTGACAGTGAAGGGTGGACGCTGCCTCATCTCAGGGCTCCAGCCTGGTAACTCCTACTGGCTCCAGCTACGCAGCCAACCTGACGGGGTCTCCCTCCATGGCTCCTGGGGATCCTGGTCCCTGCCTGTAACCGTGGACCTGCCTGAGGATGCAG TGGAAATCGGCCTGCAGTGCTTCACCTTGGACCTGAAGAATGTTACCTGTCAGTGGCAGCAACAGGACCATGCTAGCTCCCAGGGCTTCTTCTACCACAGCAGGACGCGGTGCTGTCCCAGAGACAG GGACCCCATCTGGGAGAAGTGCGAAGAGGAGGACCAAAATCCAGGACCACAGCCCTCCCGGCTCTCCCGCTGCCACTTCAAGTCACGAAATGACAGTGTTATTCACATCCTCGTGGAGGTGACCACAGCCCAGGGTGCTGTTCACAGCTACCTGGGCTCCCCTTTCTGGATCCACCAGGCTG TGCTCATCCCCACTCCAAACTTCCACTGGAGGGAGGTCTCCAGCGGGCAGCTGGAAGTGGCATGGCAGCACCCATCATCCTGGGCAGCCCAAGAGACCTGCTATCAGCTCCGATACATCAGAGAAGGCCATCAGGACTGGAAG GTGCTGGAGCCACCTCTCGGGGCCCAAGGAGAGACGCTGGAGCTGCGCCCGCGCTCCCGCTACCGTATACAGCTGCGCGCCAGGCTCCACGGCCCCACCTTCCAAGGCCCCTGGAGCGCCTGGTCCGACCCGCTGAGGGTGGAGACCGCCTCCGACACCG cctggatcACCTTGGTGACCGCTCTGCTTCTGGTGCTGGGCCTCAGCGCCCTCCTGGGCCTGCTGCTGCTGAGGTGGCAGTTTCCCGAGCACTACAG GAGCCTGAGGCATGCGCTGTGGCCCTCCCTTCCAGACCTGCACCGGGTCCTAGGCCAGTACCTCAGGGATGCTGCAGCCCTGAGTCCG CCCAAGGCTGCAGTCTCAGACGCCTATGAGGAAGTGGAACCCGGCCTCCTTGAAATCCTACCTAAGTCCTCGGAGAAGACTCCCTTGCCCCTGTGTTCCTCCCAGGCCCAGACGGACTACCGAGGATGGCAGCCTTCTTGCCTGGGGACCCTGCCCCTGTCTGTGTGCCCAC TGGCTGAGGCGGGGTCCTACTGCACCACTCACATCGCCAACCATTCCTACCTACCGCTCAGCTGCTGGCAGGCCCCTGGCTCCCAGTACCCAGGGCAGATCCAAACCCTCTAG